The Kluyvera intermedia genome includes the window AACAGCGCTAGAATGCTTTGTCGCAGGCTAGACAACTCATTGGACTTGTTTAACACGCCATGAATGTAGATAGGTGAAAGCTGCTTGATAAGCTCAACCTCAGCTTTATCGTTAGCCAGAATTATACGTATCATCTCAGGGTAGCGACGGGCTATTTCACCCATGGTGAATAAGCACTCGATGCGCATTTCTCGTGAACCGGATAAACTGCACACGACCGTATCAAACTGGGTTTGGCGGAGTGCCTGCTTAAAGCTGGCAATAGAGCGAAAATAGTGAAATGTACAGTCGCCATCCTGGGTGCTTTTGAGCAGATGACGGAGGCCAACCTCTGTCATGATGCAATGTTCTATAATAGCGATGCACTGCTTCCTGCTGTGCTTTTCCATTCGGCCTGTTCTCCATAAGCTGAGTAGAGATTAAGTTCCTTCATCCCTTGATTGCTATTGATCCAAGCGTACATTTCAGCATTACTGCGCAGGGAAAGACGGCGCATCGCGCTATTTTTCTGTGCACTAATGGTTTTATTACTCTTTTTCAACAATGCAGCAATCTGGTTGATTCCCCATCCTTTCGCTAATAAACGCAGTACTTTACGTTCTGAGAGCGTCAGTATCACTAAACGGTCGCTGTCACTTTCAATCTCATCATTATTTTGTAATGAAAGCAGCGTCTGGCTGATGTTTTCTGTACTGACACCACTCTGCTGGATGGCCTTTATGACGCGATCAACCGAATCAGAATCGGAGAGTAAGGTACTTTCCGGCCGCATAAGAAATTCAACCGCTAAGGAATAATATTGCCGGCTAATCATAAATACCCAATGGATATCACGATACTGCGACAATAGCGTATAGTATTGTTCACAGAGCGCACGCGGGTGTCTGATATCGCCTGAGAAATCAATAATAACAACATCAGTACGCCGAAGTTGAAGCAGCGTTAACTCTTCCAGAGACTGACAAAAATTAAGTTCATAATCGGGAAAATGTGCTCCCATGATGGTACTAAGCCCGGACTGCATAACCGGTATCTTGCTAATTATCACCGCGAACTTACAGAACTCTGGCGACATAAAACCTCCGTATCCATTCGAAGATTCACTTCCTGAATATAAAACTCTTTTACGTGGGAGAAAATATTATCAGAAAAATAAACCCATCCGTTTCCATTTCCTTTGGTGCAATTTTATTTCGATAATCAAAAGCCAATAAATTATGTTGCTACACGGATGTACTGGCAGGATTGATTCGTGGAGTATGGCATATCAAATTACACGCAA containing:
- the bglJ gene encoding DNA-binding transcriptional activator BglJ, giving the protein MEKHSRKQCIAIIEHCIMTEVGLRHLLKSTQDGDCTFHYFRSIASFKQALRQTQFDTVVCSLSGSREMRIECLFTMGEIARRYPEMIRIILANDKAEVELIKQLSPIYIHGVLNKSNELSSLRQSILALFIEAEGQKGTDASIQHSDSHFLSPTENMILRYMTYGYSLMDIAEQLGRNIKTIRAHKFNAMTKLGANSDVDLLSAADLLVSLPDRNIAYTQSLLRPL
- a CDS encoding helix-turn-helix transcriptional regulator, with amino-acid sequence MSPEFCKFAVIISKIPVMQSGLSTIMGAHFPDYELNFCQSLEELTLLQLRRTDVVIIDFSGDIRHPRALCEQYYTLLSQYRDIHWVFMISRQYYSLAVEFLMRPESTLLSDSDSVDRVIKAIQQSGVSTENISQTLLSLQNNDEIESDSDRLVILTLSERKVLRLLAKGWGINQIAALLKKSNKTISAQKNSAMRRLSLRSNAEMYAWINSNQGMKELNLYSAYGEQAEWKSTAGSSASLL